The following proteins are encoded in a genomic region of Colletotrichum higginsianum IMI 349063 chromosome 9, whole genome shotgun sequence:
- a CDS encoding OPT oligopeptide transporter: MAPDRGYRDDEDGHDGHSVVRSSSTVQIHDANTANTLKQGPVINGRSFTLRGVLVGLLVGLVICFSNMYFGLQTGWVSTMTMPASLLGFGIFKALSRHLLFPFSPVENVLVQTVAGSMAIMPLGCGFVGVIPAMNYLLAPEEQGPLNIPLWKLVLWSLGLCYFGVVFAVPLRRQVIIRERLRFPSGFSTAVLIGVLHGQTRKAGPDAVSGGFASLVPDQDGKSDPAPESVHGDTANIADPESANFDGPENGSPDDWARNMRLLLICFGVSGLYTLCSYFLPALRNIPIFGSKAAGVWLWTLNPSPAYIGQGIIMGPETTLHMLFGAVIGWGVLSPLAKYQGWAPGSIDDWETGSKGWIVWVSLAIMLADAIVNLGYIAFRPLAQQFRSEGITGFWQRMVDQGQQYLGTGHSSSQGYSALNTDEDGEATSTSRLLPGATQGPAVLRRASSSTNDGFRLDEADAPPEQQISNKVVAVGLVLSILLCIATIHLVFGDLVPLYATVVAVLMALLLSIMGVRALGETDLNPVSGISKLAQLFFALIIPQSHKSSVLINLVAGAVSEAGALQAGDLMQDLKTGHLLGAAPNAQFWGQVIGATAGAIVSAFVYQLYTAVYTIPGDLFQVPTGYVWIFTARLVTGKGLPPMAQEWALGFGIIFAITTFVRATTTGRVWRPLVPGGIAVAVGMYNVPSFTLARTVGGMLSWYWITRRGESSTPLIVLASGFILGEGFLSIVNLILQSLGVPHY; encoded by the exons GATGGGTAAGCACCATGACCATGCCGGCCAGTctgctcggcttcggcatTTTCAAGGCGCTTTCTCGCCACCTGTTGTTCCCCTTCAGTCCTGTCGAAAACGTGCTCGTTCAGACTGTGGCTGGAAGCATGGCCATCATGCCACTCGGCTGCGGGTTCGTTGGTGTG ATTCCCGCAATGAACTACCTCCTAGCTCCCGAAGAACAAGGACCCCTCAACATTCCTCTCTGGAAGCTGGTCCTCTGGTCCCTGGGCCTCTGTTACTTTGGCGTTGTCTTTGCCGTCCCCCT TCGACGGCAGGTAATCATACGCGAGAGGCTGCGCTTCCCAAGCGGCTTCAGCACTGCCGTGCTCATTGGGGTTCTTCATGGTCAAACACGCAAGGCCGGTCCCGATGCCGTATCGGGTGGCTTTGCAAGTCTGGTCCCGGATCAGGATGGCAAGTCGGACCCGGCACCAGAATCTGTCCATGGTGATACTGCAAACATTGCGGACCCCGAGAGCGCTAACTTTGATGGCCCGGAGAACGGGTCTCCTGACGACTGGGCGCGGAACATGAGGCTACTGTTGATATGCTTTGGAGTCTCGGGCCTCTACACACTCTGCTCTTACTTCTTACCTGCGCTGCGGAACATCCCCATCTTCGGCAGCAAGGCTGCTGGGGTTTGGTTGTGGACTTTGAATCCAAGCCCGGCCTACATCGGCCAGGGCATCATCATGGGTCCCGAGACAACTTTGCACATGCTCTTCGGCGCTGTCATTGGATGGGGTGTACTATCCCCCTTGGCCAAGTATCAGGGTTGGGCGCCCGGCTCCATCGATGACTGGGAGACTGGCAGCAAAGGCTGGATCGTGTGGGTTTCTCTAGCCATCATGCTTGCTGATGCTATCGTTAACCTTGGGTACATCGCCTTCCGACCACTGGCGCAACAATTCCGCAGCGAAGGCATCACAGGATTTTGGCAGCGTATGGTGGACCAAGGGCAACAGTATCTGGGGACTGGACACAGTTCGAGCCAGGGCTACTCGGCTTTGAACACAgacgaagacggagaagcAACAAGCACCTCCAGGCTTTTGCCGGGGGCGACACAAGGCCCAGCCGTGCTTCGCagagcgtcgtcgtcgacaaaTGATGGTTTCCGGTTGGATGAGGCAGACGCACCGCCGGAGCAGCAAATCAGCAACAAGGTTGTGGCTGTCGGCTTAGTCTTGTCGATCCTGCTTTGCATCGCGACCATCCACCTAGTTTTTGGTGACCTTGTCCCGCTTTACGCGACCGTCGTCGCTGTTCTCATGGCGCTCCTTCTCAGTATCATGGGTGTCCGAGCACTCGGCGAGACGGATCTCAACCCCGTTTCTGGCATTAGCAAACTTGCACAGCTCTTCTTCGCTCTCATCATACCTCAGTCGCATAAGTCGAGTGTGTTAATCAACCTAGTGGCAGGCGCTGTG TCCGAAGCA GGTGCCTTGCAAGCGGGCGACCTCATGCAAGACCTCAAGACAGGCCATCTTCTCGGAGCTGCACCTAACGCCCAATTCTGGGGCCAGGTAATTGGTGCGACGGCAGGCGCCATCGTCAGTGCCTTTGTGTACCAGCTGTACACAGC AGTCTACACCATTCCCGGTGATCTATTCCAGGTCCCTACAGGCTACGTGTGGATATTCACAGCCAGGTTGGTCACAGGAAAGGGCTTGCCGCCCATGGCTCAAGAGTGGGCACTCGGGTTTGGCATTATCTTTGCCATAACGACTTTTgtcagggcgacgacgactggcAGGGTGTGGCGGCCGCTGGTGCCAGGAGGCATTGCCGTGGCGGTTG GAATGTACAACGTGCCATCTTTCACACTAGCCAGGACGGTTGGCGGTATGCTCAGCTGGTACTGGATCACAAGGCGAGGCGAGTCGAGTACGCCGCTGATTGTGTTGGCTTCG GGATTCATTCTTGGCGAGGGGTTCCTCAGTATCGTCAACCTCATTCTGCAGAGCCTCGGCGTACCACACTACTAG